The following coding sequences lie in one Spea bombifrons isolate aSpeBom1 chromosome 5, aSpeBom1.2.pri, whole genome shotgun sequence genomic window:
- the LOC128496384 gene encoding lymphocyte antigen 6E-like has protein sequence MDALKAVLLLSLFIGAALSLKCYTCLSESSNTNCLTETNCSNTESYCQTTVSAVSVAGISASSISKICASSCTPYSAGLSVASASVSCCSTDLCNKSGATSIKSGFTVLALSLGLVLLLLRDSVL, from the exons ATGGACGCCCTTAAAGCCGTTCTCCTGCTCTCCCTCTTCATCGGGGCAG CTCTTTCTTTAAAGTGCTACACATGCCTTAGTGAGAGCAGCAACACCAACTGCTTGACTGAGACCAACTGCTCCAACACGGAATCGTACTGCCAGACCACCGTCTCTGCCGTTTCCGTTG CTGGGATCTCCGCTAGCTCTATCAGTAAGATATGTGCCTCGTCCTGCACACCGTACAGCGCCGGGCTCTCCGTGGCCTCCGCGTCGGTGTCGTGCTGCAGCACTGACCTGTGCAACAAGAGCGGGGCAACCAGCATAAAGTCCGGCTTCACCGTCCTCGCCCTGTCGCTGGGACTCGTCCTTCTGCTGCTCAGGGACTCCGTCCTGTGA
- the LOC128496385 gene encoding lymphocyte antigen 6E-like produces MDATKVILLLAALCVGTAVTLQCYTCTDQSSNTNCMTATNCSASSTYCKTSVISGGIGGLSAATITKSCESACVATSFNVVVVSTSVSCCGTDLCNTSGAGSVRSGSSLLALGFLFALTRSFSL; encoded by the exons ATGGACGCCACCAAAGTCATTCTCCTGCTGGCCGCCCTCTGCGTTGGGACGG CCGTTACCCTCCAGTGTTATACCTGCACAGACCAGTCCAGTAACACCAACTGCATGACTGCAACCAACTGCTCCGCATCCAGCACTTACTGCAAGACCTCGGTGATCTCCGGCGGAATCG GCGGTCTGTCAGCCGCCACCATCACCAAGTCCTGTGAATCCGCCTGCGTGGCCACCAGTTTTAACGTGGTGGTGGTCTCGACGTCCGTGTCCTGCTGCGGCACTGACTTGTGTAACACCAGCGGGGCCGGCAGCGTGAGATCCGGCTCCAGCCTCCTCGCCCTGGGGTTCCTCTTCGCTCTGACGAGAAGCTTTTCTCTGTGA
- the LOC128497766 gene encoding lymphocyte antigen 6E-like, with protein MDATKVILLLAALCLGTAVTLQCYTCTDQSSNSNCMTATNCSESSTSCMTSVISGGFGGQSATTITKSCESACTATSFNVFVVSTSVSCCGTNLCNTSGAGSVRSGSSLLALGFLFALTASFSL; from the exons ATGGACGCCACCAAAGTCATTCTCCTGCTGGCCGCCCTCTGCTTGGGAACAG CCGTTACCCTGCAGTGTTATACCTGCACAGACCAGTCCAGTAACTCCAACTGCATGACTGCAACCAACTGCTCCGAATCCAGCACTTCCTGCATGACCTCGGTGATCTCCGGCGGATTCG GCGGCCAATCGGCCACCACCATCACCAAGTCCTGTGAATCCGCCTGCACGGCCACCAGTTTTAACGTGTTTGTGGTCTCGACGTCCGTGTCCTGCTGCGGCACTAACTTGTGTAACACCAGCGGGGCGGGCAGCGTGAGATCCGGCTCCAGCCTCCTCGCCCTGGGGTTCCTCTTCGCTCTGACGGCGAGCTTTTCTCTGTGA
- the LOC128497767 gene encoding lymphocyte antigen 6E-like — MDAIKAILLLAALCIGTAVTLQCYTCTGQSSNSNCMTATNCSASSTHCKTSVISGGIGSLSAATITKSCESVCVETNLNVVLVSTSVSCCSTDLCNTSGAGSVRSGSSLLALGFLFALTRSFSL, encoded by the exons ATGGACGCCATCAAAGCCATTCTCCTGCTCGCCGCCCTCTGCATCGGAACAG CCGTTACCCTGCAGTGTTATACCTGCACAGGCCAGTCCAGTAACTCCAACTGCATGACTGCAACCAACTGCTCCGCATCCAGCACTCACTGCAAGACCTCGGTGATCTCCGGCGGAATCG GAAGCCTCTCGGCCGCCACCATCACCAAGTCCTGTGAATCCGTCTGCGTGGAAACCAATCTCAACGTGGTGTTGGTGTCGACGTCCGTGTCCTGCTGCAGCACTGACTTGTGTAACACCAGCGGGGCTGGCAGCGTGAGATCCGGCTCCAGCCTCCTCGCCCTGGGGTTCCTCTTCGCTCTGACGAGAAGCTTTTCTCTGTGA
- the TOP1MT gene encoding DNA topoisomerase I, mitochondrial isoform X2: MKLSLEAEEVATFYGKMLDHEYTTKEAFQKNFFTDWKIQMTSEERKVIQHLHKCDFSEIHKYFVDKSEARKTLPKEEKEKLKEEASRLQEEFGFCTLDGHREKIGNFKIEPPGLFRGRGDHPKMGMLKKRIMPEDIIINCSKDSKIPEPPPGHRWKEVRCDNTVTWLASWTENVQNGIKYIMLNPSSKLKGEKDWQKYETARRLKNVVGQIRSQYRADWKSREMKMRQRAVALYFIDKLALRAGNEKEEGETADTVGCCSLRVEHIQLHPELDGQTYMVEFDFLGKDSIRYYNKVPVEKEVFKNLKLFMENKSPEDDLFDRLNTVKLNKHLQDLMDGLTAKVFRTYNASITLQDQLKELTNDEDSVAAKILSYNRANRAVALLCNHQRALPKTFEKSMQNLQAKIDAKEEQLKDAKKGLKKAKREHKDSQSSKSKKDMEKKKSLCDRLEDQLMKLKLQATDKEENKQIALGTSKLNYLDPRITVAWCKKFGVPIEKIYNKAQREKFAWAIDMTNEDFEF, from the exons ATGAAGCTGAGTCTGGAGGCGGAGGAGGTCGCCACGTTTTACGGCAAAATGCTGGACCACGAATACACGACGAAGGAAGCGTTTCAGAAGAATTTCTTCACGGACTGGAAGATT CAAATGACGAGCGAGGAGCGGAAGGTAATTCAGCATCTCCACAAGTGTGACTTCTCCGAGATACACAAGTACTTTGTGGATAAAAGTGAGGCTCGGAAGACGCTGCCCAAGGAAGagaaagag AAATTGAAGGAAGAAGCCAGCCGGCTGCAGGAGGAGTTCGGCTTTTGTACGCTGGACGGTCACCGGGAGAAAATCGGAAACTTCAAAATCGAGCCTCCGGGTCTGTTCCGGGGCCGCGGGGACCACCCCAAGATGGGGATGCTGAAAAAGAGGATAATGCCCGAGGACATCATCATAAACTGCAGCAA AGATTCGAAGATCCCCGAGCCGCCTCCTGGTCACAGGTGGAAGGAAGTGCGATGCGACAACACCGTCACCTGGCTGGCCAGCTGGACAGAGAACGTCCAGAACGGCATCAAGTATATCATGTTAAACCCCAGCTCCAAGCTCAAG GGCGAGAAGGATTGGCAGAAGTATGAGACGGCCCGACGCCTGAAGAACGTTGTGGGTCAGATCCGCTCCCAGTACCGGGCCGACTGGAAGTCTCGAGAGATGAAGATGAGGCAGAGAGCGGTGGCGCTCTATTTCATCGATAAG CTGGCCCTCCGAGCGGGCAACGAGAAGGAGGAAGGGGAGACGGCGGACACGGTGGGCTGCTGCTCCCTCCGTGTGGAGCACATACAGCTGCACCCGGAGCTCGACGGACAGACATACATGGTGGAGTTCGACTTCCTGGGCAAGGACTCCATCCGGTACTACAACAAGGTGCCGGTGGAGAAAGAG GTGTTTAAGAACTTGAAGctcttcatggaaaacaagagcCCAGAAGACGACCTCTTCGACAGGCTGAAT ACCGTGAAGCTGAACAAACACCTGCAGGATCTGATGGACGGCTTAACGGCCAAAGTGTTCCGAACGTACAACGCCTCGATCACGCTGCAGGACCAGCTGAAGGAGCTGACCAACG ATGAGGACAGCGTAGCCGCCAAAATCCTGTCTTATAATCGTGCCAATAGAGCTGTAGCGCTGCTGTGTAACCACCAGAGGGCGCTTCCCAAGACGTTTGAGAAGTCCATGCAAAACCTCCAAGCCAAG ATTGATGCCAAAGAGGAGCAGCTGAAAGAtgcaaagaaggggttaaagaaagccAAACGCGAACATAAAGACAGCCAGAGCAGCAAGTCCAAAAA GGAcatggagaagaagaagagtctgTGTGACCGGCTGGAGGACCAGCTCATGAAATTAAAGCTACAGGCGACCGACAAAGAGGAGAACAAGCAGATCGCTCTCGGCACGTCCAAGCTCAACTACCTGGACCCCAGGATCACAGTCGCCTG gTGTAAAAAATTTGGAGTGCCGATAGAGAAGATCTACAACAAGGCACAGAGGGAGAAGTTCGCCTGGGCCATCGATATGACCAACGAGGACTTCGAATTCTAA
- the TOP1MT gene encoding DNA topoisomerase I, mitochondrial isoform X1, with protein sequence MFQHGCSLTVRTVIGRLVGSLSVIQRQARHARTKASLAKVWWEEANHEDGVKWKFLEHRGPYFAPPYEPLPETVQFYYDGKPMKLSLEAEEVATFYGKMLDHEYTTKEAFQKNFFTDWKIQMTSEERKVIQHLHKCDFSEIHKYFVDKSEARKTLPKEEKEKLKEEASRLQEEFGFCTLDGHREKIGNFKIEPPGLFRGRGDHPKMGMLKKRIMPEDIIINCSKDSKIPEPPPGHRWKEVRCDNTVTWLASWTENVQNGIKYIMLNPSSKLKGEKDWQKYETARRLKNVVGQIRSQYRADWKSREMKMRQRAVALYFIDKLALRAGNEKEEGETADTVGCCSLRVEHIQLHPELDGQTYMVEFDFLGKDSIRYYNKVPVEKEVFKNLKLFMENKSPEDDLFDRLNTVKLNKHLQDLMDGLTAKVFRTYNASITLQDQLKELTNGTYFSPLNAAFVLFLPFLWLVASKRPSFYFY encoded by the exons ATGTTCCAGCATGGCTGCTCTCTGACCGTTAGAACCGTTATCGGGAGACTCGTCGGCTCTCTTTCTGTTATTCAGAGGCAGGCGCGCCATGCGAGGACCAAAGCATCCCTTGCTAAAGTTTG GTGGGAAGAAGCCAACCACGAGGACGGCGTGAAATGGAAATTCCTGGAGCACAGGGGTCCCTATTTTGCCCCTCCTTACGAGCCGCTTCCAGAGACTGTGCAGTTCTACTACGATG GAAAACCCATGAAGCTGAGTCTGGAGGCGGAGGAGGTCGCCACGTTTTACGGCAAAATGCTGGACCACGAATACACGACGAAGGAAGCGTTTCAGAAGAATTTCTTCACGGACTGGAAGATT CAAATGACGAGCGAGGAGCGGAAGGTAATTCAGCATCTCCACAAGTGTGACTTCTCCGAGATACACAAGTACTTTGTGGATAAAAGTGAGGCTCGGAAGACGCTGCCCAAGGAAGagaaagag AAATTGAAGGAAGAAGCCAGCCGGCTGCAGGAGGAGTTCGGCTTTTGTACGCTGGACGGTCACCGGGAGAAAATCGGAAACTTCAAAATCGAGCCTCCGGGTCTGTTCCGGGGCCGCGGGGACCACCCCAAGATGGGGATGCTGAAAAAGAGGATAATGCCCGAGGACATCATCATAAACTGCAGCAA AGATTCGAAGATCCCCGAGCCGCCTCCTGGTCACAGGTGGAAGGAAGTGCGATGCGACAACACCGTCACCTGGCTGGCCAGCTGGACAGAGAACGTCCAGAACGGCATCAAGTATATCATGTTAAACCCCAGCTCCAAGCTCAAG GGCGAGAAGGATTGGCAGAAGTATGAGACGGCCCGACGCCTGAAGAACGTTGTGGGTCAGATCCGCTCCCAGTACCGGGCCGACTGGAAGTCTCGAGAGATGAAGATGAGGCAGAGAGCGGTGGCGCTCTATTTCATCGATAAG CTGGCCCTCCGAGCGGGCAACGAGAAGGAGGAAGGGGAGACGGCGGACACGGTGGGCTGCTGCTCCCTCCGTGTGGAGCACATACAGCTGCACCCGGAGCTCGACGGACAGACATACATGGTGGAGTTCGACTTCCTGGGCAAGGACTCCATCCGGTACTACAACAAGGTGCCGGTGGAGAAAGAG GTGTTTAAGAACTTGAAGctcttcatggaaaacaagagcCCAGAAGACGACCTCTTCGACAGGCTGAAT ACCGTGAAGCTGAACAAACACCTGCAGGATCTGATGGACGGCTTAACGGCCAAAGTGTTCCGAACGTACAACGCCTCGATCACGCTGCAGGACCAGCTGAAGGAGCTGACCAACGGCACGTATTTCTCGCCTTTAAACGCTGcgtttgttctgtttttgccGTTTTTGTGGCTCGTTGCGTCTAAGCGGCCTTCgttttatttctattaa